Proteins encoded in a region of the Dreissena polymorpha isolate Duluth1 chromosome 6, UMN_Dpol_1.0, whole genome shotgun sequence genome:
- the LOC127834610 gene encoding uncharacterized protein LOC127834610, with product MFDSMPWNDISLKDDEKKYDAYALFHGPLELLQFVCTAQIIAWTKVENDDPSTRHLAIIPKSIHDTLKVSVYEPTSEKDKNEYLDENFTDYEQNTWIREHSFVIPTKRDKQFYMTWLKRPSLYMSIPEYDLPTEDLTGYSTASPPIAKPSTDGAFAKGVGQAPEVYPKLPLSVKKKDTNWKHKLEEKAKLGFDKLHKEMLNVWGKKIKETANEILDSGGKQLHRLFKSKSQGSNETETEKEYSAQANLKPPSSPPIIPPKPSQRLKHSQLMKDRPLPPPPSEPLAPLYKTENKKSPLFKIYESRKTQYGVMESAGGWQLNKDFYSFTAFDVHECMKFCFPDNPQVADTCLTEKLDGEFFKTCDLEKFGKDVGLTGIHSIKFTQIVKQGWRPKF from the exons ATGTTTGATTCAATGCCTTGGAATGATATTAGCTTAAAAGACGACGAGAAAAAATACGACGCATATGCTCTTTTTCACGGTCCATTGGAGTTGCTGCAATTTGTATGCACCGCCCAAATTATAGCATGGACGAAGGTGGAAAACGATGATCCCTCCACCAGACATCTCGCCATTATTCCAAAATCAATTCACGACACCCTAAAAGTCAGCGTCTATGAACCCACAAGTGAAAAAGACAAAAACGAATATTTGGATGAAAACTTTACAGATTATGAACAAAACACATGGATCAGGGAACATTCATTTGTTATTCCCACAAAACGAGACAAACAATTCTATATGACGTGGCTGAAACGACCGAGTCTGTACATGTCCATTCCAG AATACGATCTGCCCACAGAAGACTTGACGGGCTACAGTACAGCATCAC CACCTATTGCAAAGCCCTCCACTGATGGCGCCTTTGCAAAAGGAGTG GGACAAGCGCCAGAAGTGTATCCCAAACTACCATTATCAGTGAAG AAAAAAGACACTAATTGGAAACACAAATTGGAAGAAAAGGCTAAACTTGGTTTCGATAAACTTCATAAAGAAATGCTAAACGTTTGGGGAAAAAAGATCAAAGAAACGGCAAACGAAATACTGGACAGTGGCGGTAAACAATTACACCGTTTATTTAAATCAAAGAGTCAAGGAAGCAATGAAACGGAGACAGAAAAAGAATATTCCGCACAAGCAAATTTAAAGCCTCCATCAAGTCCGCCTATCATACCACCAAAACCATCACAACGACTAAAACATTCACAATTAATGAAGGACCGaccacttccaccaccaccatctGAACCTTTGGCGCCTTTGTACaagacagaaaataaaaaaagtccACTTTTCAAAATCTACGAATCCAGGAAGACCCAATATGGAGTAATGGAATCAGCAGGTGGTTGGCAACTCAACAAGGACTTCTACAGTTTTACTGCATTCGATGTACACGAATGCATGAAATTCTGTTTTCCCGACAATCCACAAGTTGCGGATACCTGCTTGACGGAGAAACTGGACGGAGAGTTTTTCAAGACATGTGATTTAGAGAAATTTGGTAAAGATGTCGGTCTAACTGGAATTCATTCAATAAAATTCACACAAATCGTCAAACAAGGATGGCGACCCAAATTTTGA